The following coding sequences are from one Primulina eburnea isolate SZY01 chromosome 15, ASM2296580v1, whole genome shotgun sequence window:
- the LOC140815423 gene encoding uncharacterized protein, with protein MSTETDIKRREEENKNKRLLTSHSAQSGPKFKRPNYSSSPSRGTFSSADHKEGKWCDTCRQNDIGECYKKTGSCFRCGKVGHRIKDCHDNKDKGTGPSKQNEKKTNARVYAITQEEADNANEVVGGTVLLNEIPAYTLFDCGATHSFVSKRFAKKLKLEHEILSEPLRVSTPATKNYAIVDCQKKNVRLQTPTKEEVIYHGKSKERKSLLSASQAWKAIKGGEEIYMTMINEIKEEDVPKLEDILVVQEFSDVFPEQLPGTTPDREVKFEINLVPGAAPISKAPYQMAQAKLKEQLQELLEKR; from the exons ATGAGCACAGAAACGGATATCAAACGCCGCGAAGAAGAGAACAAAAACAAGAGACTTTTGACTAGTCATTCTGCTCAGAGTGGGCCCAAATTCAAAAGGCCAAACTATTCAAGCAGCCCCTCAAGAGGAACCTTTAGCAGTGCTGACCATAAGGAAGGAAAGTGGTGCGATACTTGTCGACAGAATGACATTGGAGAATGTTATAAGAAAACGGGCtcttgtttcagatgtggtaAGGTAGGTCATCGAATTAAAGATTGCCATGACAACAAAGACAAAGGGACAGGACCCAGCAAACAAAATGAAAAAAAGACTAATGCTCGGGTGTATGCAATAACCCAGGAAGAAGCCGATAATGCCAATGAGGTGGTGGGAGGTACTGTACTACTCAATGAAATACCTGCATATActttgtttgattgtggtgctacgcaCTCATTTGTGTCTAAAAGATTCGCTAAGAAGCTAAAACTTGAGCATGAAATTCTTAGTGAACCTTTAAGAGTGTCAACACCTGCAA ctaAAAACTATGCCATAGTAGACTGCCaaaagaaaaatgttagacTTCAGACTCCGACTAAAGAGGAAGTCATATATCACGGAAAATCCAAAGAACGAAAATCTCTTTTATCTGCCTCACAAGCTTGGAAGGCCATAAAAGGAggtgaagaaatttatatgacaATGATCAATGAAATCAAAGAAGAAGATGTCCCAAAGTTGGAAGATATTCTAGTTGTTCAAGAATTttcagatgtttttcctgagcAATTACCGGGTACGACACCAGATAGAGAAGTGAAATTCGAAATTAATTTGGTCCCTGGTGCTGCACCAATTTCAAAGGCACCATACCAAATGGCTCAAGCTAAATTAAAGGAGCAACTTCAGGAGTTATTGGAGAAGAGATAA